The Papio anubis isolate 15944 chromosome 5, Panubis1.0, whole genome shotgun sequence genome has a segment encoding these proteins:
- the HOMER1 gene encoding homer protein homolog 1 isoform X2: MGEQPIFSTRAHVFQIDPNTKKNWVPTSKHAVTVSYFYDSTRNVYRIISLDGSKAIINSTITPNMTFTKTSQKFGQWADSRANTVYGLGFSSEHHLSKFAEKFQEFKEAARLAKEKSQEKMELTSTPSQESAGGDLQSPLTPESINGTDDERTPDVTQNSEPRAEPTQNALPFSHSWTLYSLTS; this comes from the exons GGAACAACCTATCTTCAGCACTCGAGCTCATGTCTTCCAGATTGACCCAAACACAAAGAAGAACTGGGTACCCACCAGCAAGCATGCAGTTACTGTGTCTTATTTCTATGACAGCACAAGAAATGTGTATAGGATAATCAGTTTAGATGGCTCAAAG gCAATAATAAATAGTACCATCACCCCAAACATGACATTTACTAAAACATCTCAGAAGTTTGGCCAGTGGGCTGATAGCCGGGCAAACACCGTTTATGGATTGGGATTCTCCTCTGAGCATCATCTTTCAAAA TTTGCAGAGAAGTTTCAGGAATTTAAAGAAGCTGCTCGACTAGCAAAGGAAAAATCACAAGAGAAGATGGAACTTACCAGTACACCTTCACAG GAATCCGCAGGTGGGGATCTTCAGTCTCCTTTAACACCAGAAAGTATCAACGGGACAGACGATGAAAGAACACCTGATGTGACGCAGAACTCAGAGCCAAGGGCTGAACCAACTCAGAATGCATTGCCATTTTCACATAG